In Citrus sinensis cultivar Valencia sweet orange chromosome 4, DVS_A1.0, whole genome shotgun sequence, one DNA window encodes the following:
- the LOC102616219 gene encoding uncharacterized protein LOC102616219, translating to MWWMMTNEGGHYCSKKSDDICGNVCGQESNRGLSMSRIRCIMRGLDLKTYIFLFALVPTCVFGIYVHGQKISYFLRPLWESPPKPFHEIPHYYHENVSMERLCKLHGWGIREYPRRVYDAVLFSNELDILTIRWKELYPYITQFVLLESNSTFTGKPKPLVFSAHRDQFKFVDPRLTYGTIGGRFKKGENPFVEEAYQRVALDQLLKIAGITDDDLLIMSDVDEIPSRHTINLLRWCDDIPPVLHLRLKNYLYSFEFLVDNNSWRASVHRYQTGKTRYAHYRQSDDILADAGWHCSFCFRHISEFTFKMKAYSHFDRVRFSYFLNHKRIQKVICKGADLFDMLPEEYTFKEIIGKMGPVPHSFSAVHLPSYLLENADKYKFLLPGNCLRESG from the exons atgtgGTGGATGATGACGAATGAAGGCGGTCATTACTGTTCTAAAAAGAGCGATGATATTTGCGGCAATGTTTGTGGCCAg GAATCAAATCGAGGTCTGAGCATGTCAAGAATCCGCTGCATTATGCGTGGCTTGGATTTGAAGACCTATATATTTCTGTTTGCGCTTGTCCCAACATGTGTTTTTGGCATCTATGTGCATGGGCAGAAGATCTCATACTTCTTGCGGCCACTATGGGAATCCCCGCCCAAACCCTTCCATGAAATCCCTCACTATTATCATGAAAATGTATCAATGGAGAGACTCTGCAAACTTCATGGTTGGGGAATTCGTGAGTACCCAAGACGTGTTTATGATGCAGTTTTGTTCAGCAATGAGTTGGACATTCTTACAATACGCTGGAAGGAGTTGTATCCTTATATAACACAGTTTGTTCTCCTGGAGTCTAATTCGACATTCACTGGAAAACCAAAGCCTCTAGTTTTTTCCGCTCATCGGGATCAGTTCAAATTTGTGGATCCCCGATTGACTTATGGAACTATTGGAGGTAGATTTAAGAAAGGAGAAAACCCGTTTGTTGAGGAGGCATATCAGCGAGTAGCACTGGATCAACTTCTCAAAATTGCTGGTATTACGGATGATGACTTGTTGATAATGTCAGATGTGGATGAGATCCCAAGCAGAcacaccattaatctattgaGGTGGTGCGATGACATACCTCCAGTCCTTCATCTTCGGCTTAAGAACtatctttattcttttgagTTTCTTGTGGATAATAACAGCTGGAGAGCTTCAGTACATCGTTATCAGACTGGTAAAACTCGGTATGCACATTATCGCCAGTCAGATGATATCTTGGCAGATGCAGGATGGCACTGTAGCTTTTGCTTCCGCCATATCAGTGAGTTCACATTTAAGATGAAAGCATACAGCCATTTTGACCGAGTTCGATTCTCCTATTTTTTGAATCATAAAAGAATTCAGAAAGTAATCTGCAAAGGAGCCGATTTATTTGATATGCTTCCGGAGGAGTACACTTTCAAGGAAATCATTGGGAAAATGGGACCAGTTCCTCATTCTTTTTCAGCAGTTCATCTGCCATCTTATCTTTTGGAGAATGCGGATAagtataaatttcttttgccTGGAAATTGCTTACGAGAAAGTGGGTGa